The proteins below come from a single Natrinema sp. SYSU A 869 genomic window:
- a CDS encoding class I SAM-dependent methyltransferase → MGRTRSEPPQSRTAADPLGRAMLAHYRDGPGQLAYRDGADVQDGNVAEFYFSSPESWESETIEVLERVADHEPILDVGCGAGKHLLWWAERGVEAVGVDVSPNAVLTARERCEVRRTSRRSCVEQCSTYPSSGLRGGEAASNGTAKPSPSPREDGKAAERGLEDVLVGDMFDLPIETGSVGAVHAVGTQIGLGRSLAGIRELLVEFARVTADGGVAVVDNNDPARLDDEFFGYRPDPREGVAHRCFHLEFEHETEKGERYREVGRTLQFLLCSPARLREATSATPWFVCDVRRTDGTAHYRAILEKQGISGAEPG, encoded by the coding sequence ATGGGACGAACCCGTTCTGAGCCGCCACAGTCGCGAACGGCGGCGGACCCGCTGGGACGAGCGATGCTCGCTCACTACCGCGACGGCCCGGGTCAGTTGGCCTATCGCGACGGCGCGGACGTGCAAGACGGTAACGTCGCCGAATTCTATTTCTCGAGTCCCGAGTCATGGGAGTCGGAAACGATCGAGGTACTCGAGCGAGTGGCCGACCACGAACCAATCCTCGACGTGGGGTGTGGCGCGGGGAAACACCTCCTGTGGTGGGCCGAGCGCGGGGTCGAAGCCGTCGGCGTCGACGTAAGTCCGAACGCCGTCTTAACGGCCCGCGAGCGGTGCGAGGTCCGCAGGACCTCAAGGCGGAGTTGCGTGGAGCAATGCTCCACGTACCCTTCGAGCGGGCTGCGAGGCGGCGAAGCCGCCTCGAACGGGACGGCAAAGCCGTCCCCCAGCCCGCGAGAAGACGGCAAAGCCGCGGAGCGCGGCCTCGAGGACGTCCTCGTCGGCGACATGTTCGACCTACCGATCGAAACGGGGTCGGTCGGTGCTGTCCACGCCGTCGGGACGCAGATAGGGCTCGGCCGCTCGCTCGCTGGGATTCGCGAACTGCTCGTCGAATTCGCTCGCGTCACCGCCGACGGGGGCGTCGCCGTCGTCGACAACAACGACCCGGCGCGACTGGACGACGAGTTCTTCGGCTACCGACCCGATCCGCGCGAGGGAGTCGCCCACCGGTGTTTCCACCTCGAGTTCGAACACGAGACAGAGAAGGGTGAGCGATACCGCGAGGTCGGTCGAACGCTACAGTTCCTGCTGTGCTCCCCCGCACGGCTCCGCGAGGCGACGAGTGCGACGCCGTGGTTCGTCTGCGACGTCCGCCGAACCGACGGGACGGCCCATTACAGAGCAATTCTGGAAAAGCAGGGCATATCGGGCGCTGAACCCGGATAG
- a CDS encoding ferredoxin — MKVEFDEDTCIGMFQCVAEWDAFKKDKSAGKAILEDSDEVEDEIFVREVPDDAELDAKFAARSCPVDAITIYDDDGEQLIP, encoded by the coding sequence ATGAAAGTCGAATTCGACGAGGACACCTGTATCGGGATGTTCCAGTGCGTCGCGGAGTGGGACGCGTTCAAAAAGGACAAGTCGGCCGGGAAGGCGATCCTTGAGGACAGCGACGAGGTCGAAGACGAGATCTTCGTCCGCGAAGTGCCCGACGACGCGGAACTCGACGCGAAGTTCGCCGCTCGCTCCTGTCCCGTTGATGCGATCACGATTTACGACGACGACGGCGAGCAGTTGATTCCCTGA
- a CDS encoding Water stress and hypersensitive response domain-containing protein, which produces MNDVELATGSADDVSVPAGNTTTELRTDLRYQQLPAWWASHVRNGEVSKLAVETTANVDVGPLSGSPSGTYTDEKATDLEMMIEGTLAESEGEHSLSPIGGESDPASRTVEPTVEVRDTSAEWGNVTENRTELFLTFDVYNPNAYSLPTPAFTGEMVFNNVTVAHWEANEVDVRNGASNATIPPQESREITFVAEMDNDDVATWFATHADNEEVTDAEMRAQLAMQINGETRTIPDDEDAVHCEYELRTDIFVEQDAGMERRDCTLAPWAAPDDATVEDRNGTLERTETEQWADDTDADTNESDDDLLRALAG; this is translated from the coding sequence ATGAACGACGTCGAACTTGCGACGGGATCAGCTGACGACGTGAGCGTCCCGGCGGGCAACACGACGACAGAGCTCCGAACGGATCTGCGATACCAGCAGCTGCCGGCGTGGTGGGCCTCGCACGTTCGGAACGGCGAAGTGAGCAAGCTCGCGGTCGAGACGACCGCCAACGTCGACGTCGGCCCGCTCTCTGGCTCGCCGTCAGGAACCTACACGGACGAGAAGGCAACCGACCTCGAGATGATGATCGAGGGGACCCTCGCGGAGAGCGAGGGCGAACACTCGCTCTCGCCGATCGGCGGGGAGTCAGATCCCGCGAGTCGGACGGTCGAGCCGACCGTCGAGGTTCGAGACACGAGTGCGGAGTGGGGGAACGTAACGGAAAATCGGACCGAGCTCTTCCTCACGTTCGACGTGTACAACCCGAATGCCTACTCGCTACCGACCCCGGCCTTCACCGGTGAGATGGTATTCAACAATGTGACCGTCGCTCACTGGGAGGCCAACGAGGTCGACGTTCGAAACGGGGCGTCCAACGCGACGATCCCACCGCAGGAAAGCCGGGAGATCACCTTCGTCGCCGAAATGGACAACGACGATGTCGCCACCTGGTTCGCGACGCACGCGGATAACGAGGAGGTCACCGACGCCGAGATGCGCGCCCAACTGGCGATGCAGATTAACGGTGAGACGCGAACGATCCCCGACGACGAGGACGCGGTCCACTGCGAATACGAGCTGCGAACCGACATCTTCGTCGAGCAGGACGCGGGGATGGAACGACGAGACTGTACGCTCGCCCCGTGGGCCGCGCCCGACGACGCGACCGTCGAGGACCGCAATGGGACGCTCGAGCGCACCGAAACCGAGCAGTGGGCGGACGACACGGATGCCGACACGAACGAGTCCGACGACGACCTGCTGCGAGCGCTTGCCGGCTGA
- the cgi121 gene encoding KEOPS complex subunit Cgi121 yields MKVLKCRLEIDDLDSFVADLGEVGDRHDVTIQAFDSRYVADRRHLERAVEFTDRAIDRGENVARDRAVEILLYAAGRRQIDRALEMGVGEGENRAVVLVDGGSDGDEAAALEAVESLGAFVEREPTLEAQDAETLCEFFEITDAERAATDAPLSALVRERVALLEVEK; encoded by the coding sequence ATGAAGGTTCTGAAATGCCGCCTCGAGATTGATGATTTGGACTCGTTCGTGGCCGACCTCGGTGAGGTCGGGGACCGCCACGACGTGACGATCCAGGCGTTCGATTCGCGGTACGTCGCCGACCGTCGCCACCTCGAGCGGGCCGTCGAGTTCACCGATCGGGCGATCGACCGCGGCGAGAACGTTGCCCGAGACCGCGCCGTCGAGATCCTCCTGTACGCCGCCGGCCGGCGGCAGATCGACCGCGCGCTCGAAATGGGCGTCGGCGAGGGCGAGAACCGAGCAGTAGTGCTCGTCGACGGCGGGAGTGACGGCGATGAAGCGGCCGCGCTCGAGGCGGTCGAATCGCTGGGCGCATTCGTCGAACGGGAGCCGACGCTCGAAGCGCAGGACGCCGAGACGCTCTGTGAGTTCTTCGAGATTACCGACGCCGAGCGGGCGGCTACCGACGCGCCGCTATCGGCGCTGGTTCGCGAGCGGGTCGCGCTGCTCGAGGTCGAGAAGTAG
- a CDS encoding helix-turn-helix domain-containing protein, which produces MQSTDLTLRLPEWMELPVPQLRNDLEVHREELLSWHVDPETERVRFLSVIAGDREAARAVATDLDVVHRFDITPIDEDTFYAYAVMDVRAADASLMGAFDEPGLVIVPPIVYTSSETVHVTVLGEPDALAGLLEAFPDGVEIDVERVSDHRHRVETLAGRLTARQFEAMETARAVGYYDVPRTGSLAEVAVALECSESASSTLLRTAESVLVDAALGR; this is translated from the coding sequence GTGCAGTCGACGGATCTGACGCTTCGCCTTCCGGAGTGGATGGAGCTACCCGTCCCGCAGCTCCGGAACGACCTCGAGGTACATCGCGAGGAACTGCTTTCGTGGCACGTCGACCCCGAGACGGAGCGCGTGCGATTCCTCTCGGTGATCGCCGGCGACCGCGAGGCCGCTCGAGCGGTCGCGACGGACCTGGACGTGGTCCACCGATTCGATATCACGCCGATCGACGAGGACACCTTCTACGCCTATGCCGTGATGGACGTCCGCGCTGCCGACGCGAGCCTGATGGGAGCGTTCGACGAGCCGGGGCTGGTGATCGTCCCGCCGATCGTCTACACCAGTTCGGAGACGGTCCACGTGACCGTCCTCGGCGAGCCCGACGCGCTGGCGGGCCTGCTCGAGGCGTTTCCCGACGGCGTCGAGATCGACGTGGAACGAGTCAGTGACCACCGCCACAGGGTCGAGACGCTGGCTGGCAGGCTGACCGCCCGCCAGTTCGAGGCGATGGAGACGGCTCGAGCGGTCGGCTACTACGACGTGCCGCGGACAGGGTCGCTGGCCGAAGTCGCGGTGGCACTCGAGTGTTCGGAAAGTGCGTCATCGACGCTTCTCCGGACGGCTGAGTCGGTATTAGTCGACGCGGCGCTGGGCCGCTAA
- a CDS encoding inorganic phosphate transporter — protein MVALSFAVLVGTAILTCLFMAWVLGANSNSPPFAPAIGANAISTMQAAFVIGLLAAAGALMQGGSISKTVGTDLINGVTITPLAATAGLLTAAGFMAIGIYTRYPIPAAFATTGSMVGVGLSLGGDPAMATYRRLGIFWLLVPIMSGGLAYATATVLRRDDVPETVGVPLLAGIVGAIVANIRLGVIPDPAADQGTLAGFVSRQFGGGPTLASGVDLGTVIVTIGVGLLAFYWVRERVRVSVESGIRSFLLVLGGIVAFSSGGSQVGLATGPLENLFRVELGLPGILLLAIGATGILAGAWMGAPRLLQATSREYAQLGVRRSIAALVPGFIIAQLAIALGIPISLNNIILSGVIGGGLAGGSAGVSRRKIGVTITFWLVTLSSSVVVSYGLYQLFATAIGG, from the coding sequence ATGGTCGCACTCTCCTTTGCGGTCCTCGTCGGGACCGCCATCCTGACCTGTCTGTTCATGGCGTGGGTACTCGGGGCGAACAGCAACTCGCCGCCGTTCGCCCCCGCAATCGGCGCGAACGCCATCTCGACGATGCAGGCGGCGTTCGTCATCGGGCTGCTCGCGGCCGCAGGCGCGCTCATGCAGGGCGGCAGCATCTCCAAGACTGTCGGTACGGATCTGATAAACGGGGTCACGATCACGCCGCTGGCCGCCACCGCGGGCCTGCTGACTGCGGCGGGGTTCATGGCGATCGGGATCTACACGCGATACCCGATTCCGGCGGCGTTCGCGACGACGGGCTCGATGGTCGGCGTCGGCCTCTCACTGGGCGGCGATCCGGCGATGGCCACCTACCGACGGCTCGGGATCTTCTGGCTGCTGGTCCCGATCATGTCCGGCGGACTGGCGTACGCGACGGCGACGGTCCTGCGACGCGACGACGTCCCGGAGACGGTCGGCGTCCCGCTACTGGCCGGCATCGTCGGCGCGATCGTCGCCAACATCCGTCTCGGCGTGATTCCCGATCCGGCTGCCGATCAGGGCACCCTCGCCGGATTCGTCTCCCGGCAGTTCGGCGGTGGTCCGACGCTCGCTTCCGGCGTCGATCTCGGAACCGTCATCGTGACGATCGGGGTCGGACTCCTCGCGTTCTACTGGGTCCGCGAGCGCGTCCGTGTCTCCGTCGAGAGCGGCATCCGCTCGTTCCTGCTCGTCCTCGGCGGCATCGTCGCCTTCTCCTCTGGCGGCTCGCAGGTCGGCCTCGCGACCGGCCCGCTCGAGAACCTCTTTCGCGTCGAACTCGGCCTCCCGGGAATCCTCCTGCTCGCGATCGGTGCGACCGGCATCCTCGCGGGTGCCTGGATGGGAGCGCCGCGGCTGTTGCAGGCGACCTCCCGGGAGTACGCCCAGCTCGGCGTCCGGCGGTCGATCGCGGCGCTGGTCCCGGGCTTTATCATCGCGCAGCTGGCGATCGCGCTCGGGATTCCCATTTCGCTGAACAACATCATCCTCTCGGGGGTCATCGGCGGCGGGCTGGCCGGCGGCTCGGCGGGCGTCTCCCGGCGCAAGATCGGCGTCACAATCACCTTCTGGCTGGTGACGCTCTCGAGTTCGGTCGTCGTCAGCTACGGCCTGTACCAGCTGTTCGCGACGGCCATTGGCGGCTGA
- a CDS encoding universal stress protein, which translates to MADSDPDRVLVPTLGRPREDEALAYALETFPDADITLLAVVTPLDAPLSEGGILERSEERTDQARASATELLESVADSTATSRVRIETIEGRPGTVVPKYASEEGFDHVVMYGSEMGSTGFLRRFLGRGIAATVVERTAKPVTVLD; encoded by the coding sequence ATGGCCGACTCCGACCCCGACCGCGTCCTCGTCCCTACGCTCGGCCGACCGCGGGAAGACGAGGCACTTGCCTACGCCCTCGAGACGTTCCCCGACGCCGATATCACCCTGCTCGCGGTTGTAACGCCACTGGACGCACCGCTCAGTGAGGGCGGAATCCTCGAGCGAAGTGAGGAACGGACGGACCAGGCGCGGGCCAGCGCGACCGAGTTGCTCGAGTCGGTCGCCGATTCGACGGCGACGAGCCGTGTCCGGATCGAGACGATCGAAGGGCGACCCGGAACCGTCGTCCCCAAATATGCCTCCGAGGAAGGATTCGATCACGTCGTCATGTACGGCTCCGAAATGGGGTCGACGGGGTTCCTCAGGCGGTTTCTCGGTCGCGGTATTGCCGCCACGGTGGTCGAACGCACCGCTAAGCCGGTGACGGTGCTCGACTGA